A genomic window from Bacteroidota bacterium includes:
- a CDS encoding DEAD/DEAH box helicase family protein: MEAVTTNKTETLDKFANFLLEHETIDGYMNDGQVKEQFGRLGKKALQSLAIYLGLKEYDINFNKSGDAGSGDLRLMGMFTPDKGIYISLSRDGINNVLYRSIKNMKDFTGGSNHYFHEDDFLFPANIKSYVDNLLKLDKSNGEEENLVDRNTKSIDLLKGDEWFKQHPDKILGEQYQTTDRFGKAVTKVRGTIDNIKQGINVSPVNLQVEDSPALETDIKEPLEQLLSDKVKSDNLDKVIHLTKKDHADKALRKISGEEEKEGDCGTETFCFDDIMKQYNKGISDEEIKAWLWYKRKNNGFNDEKVILNTNNGWSKYIIPLAETAKYLDKWLKEGVLCYYDGGYMPSVLYYAENIYTRQSMLLREKDAIIKNYGKDQYERQWKGLEQIKPRKLTLADPVVQNRLFIKPDSSFAKEIKISRLVDGTSFKVYEKEFLKYVEGETSLVEAFKTWLRALAKNEFKKSNDWDIITFYLEGRNPGRHYDKEEKLRLKQNAKMEGDTFFVRFLAEAIMRDDQLRIEQAWNSSYNGYVEINYFKVPVAFTCSSTFKNKPLFIRNAQREGIGFISVHGSGCIAYDVGLGKTMTAILALAQALESGQCKRPFIIVPNQTYKNWLTEIRGMVDKGKVLLTGLLPQYQVNDLYNLGSEYIDQLKNEKGEIEKVPEYSISVLTYEGFNRLGFNDKTWKSIGTELYEILNQGTEQKREQEQLFEKIDEMMGRGIKGGMVNIEDLGFDYMVVDEAHAMKKSFTQVKGEIEGDDAERGKSKYQIKSGSPSGTALRGFMISQYILRTNKMRNVMLLTATPFTNSPLEIYSILALIGYQQLDKSGIKNIKQFFDLFIKTSMELVINAKLKPQRKEIVLGFNNLIALQSLIFKFITYKTGEDANIQRPNKIVLPMVSMKVGGKIISLPPEEQVSTSLPMTQTQKEFM, translated from the coding sequence ATGGAAGCAGTAACAACAAATAAAACGGAAACGCTTGACAAATTTGCCAACTTTCTTTTAGAGCATGAAACCATTGACGGTTACATGAATGACGGACAAGTCAAAGAGCAGTTCGGGCGATTGGGAAAAAAGGCATTACAGAGTCTTGCCATTTACCTTGGATTAAAAGAGTATGATATAAACTTTAATAAGTCCGGTGATGCAGGAAGCGGTGATCTTCGGTTGATGGGAATGTTTACGCCCGACAAAGGAATATATATTTCTCTAAGCAGGGACGGAATAAATAACGTATTGTATCGCTCCATTAAAAACATGAAGGACTTTACAGGAGGCAGCAATCATTATTTCCATGAAGATGATTTTCTTTTTCCTGCCAATATCAAATCCTACGTTGATAATTTGTTGAAGCTCGACAAAAGCAATGGAGAAGAAGAAAACCTTGTGGATAGAAACACAAAGTCCATTGACCTGTTAAAAGGAGATGAATGGTTTAAACAACATCCTGATAAAATACTTGGAGAACAATATCAAACAACAGACCGTTTTGGAAAAGCTGTAACCAAGGTCAGAGGAACAATTGATAACATCAAACAGGGAATAAATGTTTCGCCTGTCAATCTTCAGGTGGAAGATTCACCTGCACTCGAAACAGACATCAAAGAGCCTTTAGAGCAGCTATTATCCGACAAGGTAAAGAGTGATAACCTGGACAAGGTAATTCACCTGACCAAGAAAGATCATGCAGATAAGGCACTAAGAAAAATATCAGGTGAGGAAGAAAAAGAAGGCGACTGCGGGACTGAAACTTTTTGCTTCGATGATATTATGAAGCAATACAACAAAGGAATCAGCGATGAAGAAATAAAAGCCTGGCTTTGGTACAAACGAAAAAACAATGGATTCAATGATGAGAAAGTTATTCTGAATACAAATAACGGCTGGTCAAAATACATTATTCCACTTGCTGAAACCGCCAAATACCTTGACAAATGGCTGAAAGAAGGAGTGCTGTGTTATTATGACGGAGGCTATATGCCAAGTGTATTGTACTATGCAGAAAATATTTATACCAGGCAGTCCATGTTACTGCGTGAGAAAGATGCAATTATTAAAAATTACGGCAAGGATCAATACGAAAGACAATGGAAAGGATTGGAGCAAATCAAGCCACGCAAATTAACACTTGCTGATCCGGTAGTACAAAACCGCCTGTTCATTAAACCGGATTCATCCTTTGCAAAAGAAATTAAGATCAGCCGGCTTGTTGATGGAACCTCATTTAAAGTTTATGAAAAAGAGTTTCTGAAATATGTGGAAGGAGAAACATCACTTGTAGAAGCATTCAAGACATGGCTTCGTGCGCTTGCTAAAAATGAATTTAAAAAGTCGAACGATTGGGACATTATTACTTTTTACCTCGAAGGAAGAAACCCCGGCAGGCACTACGACAAAGAAGAAAAATTGCGTTTAAAACAAAATGCAAAAATGGAAGGCGATACTTTTTTTGTCCGCTTTCTTGCTGAAGCGATTATGCGTGATGACCAGCTGCGGATTGAACAAGCCTGGAACAGTAGTTACAATGGTTATGTGGAGATCAACTATTTCAAAGTCCCGGTTGCTTTCACCTGCTCCAGTACATTTAAGAATAAACCCTTATTCATCCGCAATGCACAGCGGGAAGGAATTGGCTTTATCAGTGTGCATGGTTCCGGCTGTATTGCTTATGATGTTGGATTGGGTAAAACCATGACCGCCATACTTGCGCTTGCACAAGCGTTAGAAAGCGGGCAATGCAAACGTCCTTTCATCATTGTTCCCAATCAGACTTATAAAAACTGGCTTACTGAAATCCGGGGTATGGTGGACAAAGGAAAAGTATTGCTTACCGGACTTTTGCCACAGTACCAGGTGAATGATCTGTACAACTTAGGATCGGAATACATAGATCAGCTGAAGAATGAAAAAGGTGAGATCGAGAAAGTACCTGAATACAGTATTTCCGTATTGACTTACGAAGGATTTAATCGTTTGGGCTTTAATGATAAAACATGGAAAAGCATTGGTACTGAACTGTACGAGATACTCAACCAGGGAACTGAACAAAAGCGTGAACAGGAACAGCTCTTTGAAAAGATTGATGAAATGATGGGCAGGGGAATCAAAGGTGGCATGGTGAACATAGAAGACCTTGGTTTCGATTATATGGTGGTAGATGAAGCCCATGCCATGAAGAAATCTTTTACGCAAGTGAAAGGTGAGATCGAGGGAGATGATGCAGAAAGAGGAAAATCAAAATATCAGATTAAGTCCGGTTCGCCTTCCGGTACAGCGTTGAGAGGCTTTATGATTAGCCAGTACATTTTGCGGACAAACAAAATGAGAAATGTTATGCTGCTTACCGCTACTCCATTCACCAACAGTCCGCTTGAAATTTATTCGATCCTGGCGCTGATCGGATATCAGCAATTGGATAAATCCGGTATTAAGAACATCAAGCAGTTTTTTGATTTGTTTATCAAAACAAGCATGGAGCTTGTTATTAATGCCAAACTCAAACCACAGCGAAAAGAAATTGTGTTGGGCTTTAACAATTTAATTGCGCTTCAGTCCCTCATCTTTAAGTTCATTACATACAAGACTGGTGAAGATGCAAACATCCAGCGCCCAAATAAAATTGTATTGCCAATGGTAAGCATGAAAGTTGGAGGTAAGATCATATCCCTGCCACCGGAAGAACAGGTCAGTACCAGTCTTCCCATGACACAAACTCAAAAAGAGTTTATGTAG
- a CDS encoding AAA family ATPase, giving the protein MSQFDLIKDIAKFGLENDKERLLEVLNELIEYSKKTKKLNFALQLQSILKEAIRTQQTSGLTKVGSPQHFMREEDREIGEFILEKVTSDYRFENLVCSDEVEETLKLFIKEYKSADLLRQYDLPVSNKVLFHGPSGCGKTLASYVLAGELSKMMIVINLGAIVSSKLGETSKNLAKIFRRASAEGCIIFIDEFDTLGKVRDYSQDHGEMKRVVNTILQLFDYLPQDSMVIAATNHAEMIDNALLRRFDLKVHLDLPDNKHIQELINKTLKSDLFEFDKPKALPQIIKSCKGLSYYSIQKTLVTTIKRSIFEMDKTTIGVKAKINTTLWLQLLKKEIQDDSLSK; this is encoded by the coding sequence ATGTCCCAGTTTGATCTCATAAAAGATATTGCAAAATTTGGTCTGGAAAATGACAAGGAGAGGCTATTGGAGGTACTTAATGAATTAATTGAATATTCAAAAAAGACAAAAAAATTAAATTTTGCTCTACAACTACAATCAATTCTCAAAGAGGCTATTCGCACTCAGCAAACCAGTGGATTAACCAAGGTGGGATCTCCTCAACATTTTATGAGGGAAGAAGACAGAGAAATAGGTGAGTTTATTCTTGAAAAAGTTACTTCCGATTACCGTTTTGAAAATTTGGTCTGCTCCGATGAAGTGGAAGAAACTTTAAAACTTTTTATTAAAGAGTATAAATCTGCGGATCTATTAAGACAATACGATTTACCTGTATCAAATAAAGTTTTGTTTCATGGCCCTTCCGGTTGTGGTAAAACTCTTGCTTCTTATGTTCTTGCAGGAGAGTTGAGTAAAATGATGATCGTAATTAATCTCGGAGCTATTGTTTCTTCTAAACTTGGTGAAACAAGTAAAAACTTAGCAAAGATTTTCAGACGAGCTTCTGCGGAAGGATGTATCATTTTTATAGACGAATTTGATACGCTTGGAAAAGTAAGAGATTATAGCCAGGATCATGGTGAAATGAAAAGAGTTGTAAATACGATTTTACAGCTGTTTGATTATTTACCACAGGATAGCATGGTGATAGCTGCGACTAATCATGCAGAAATGATTGATAATGCTTTGCTCAGAAGGTTTGATCTTAAGGTTCATTTAGATTTACCCGACAATAAACATATTCAGGAACTCATAAATAAAACGTTAAAATCCGATTTGTTTGAATTTGATAAACCTAAAGCACTTCCTCAAATAATCAAATCGTGTAAGGGACTTTCCTATTATTCAATTCAAAAAACACTTGTGACTACAATCAAAAGGAGCATTTTTGAAATGGATAAAACAACCATTGGCGTAAAAGCCAAGATTAATACTACTCTGTGGTTGCAACTTCTTAAAAAAGAAATTCAGGACGACTCTTTAAGTAAATAA
- a CDS encoding DUF3050 domain-containing protein translates to MNEHIEKIKRTIEPLRQQIINHKVYSAIHDIDDLKVFMQYHVFAVWDFMSLLKALQNNLTCTSVPWFPKGTADTRHLINEIVVGEESDLDSFGNRKSHFELYLDAMHQCGADTSQIKKFIAELKKTGDFNTAFTSSNTPKEARDFVDFTFKIIVSNKDYLQSAIFTFGREDLIPGMFLSIVNDIHKNFPDSISIFKYYLERHIEVDGDHHSHLALQMISNLCGSDEQFWNEAERATIEALQKRIDLWDGVHRQITIKKNTPANAF, encoded by the coding sequence ATGAACGAACATATAGAGAAAATTAAAAGAACTATTGAACCTTTGAGGCAACAAATTATTAATCATAAAGTTTATTCAGCAATCCATGATATAGACGATCTTAAAGTTTTTATGCAATATCATGTTTTTGCAGTTTGGGACTTCATGTCTTTATTAAAAGCCCTGCAAAATAATCTGACCTGCACTTCGGTTCCCTGGTTTCCAAAAGGTACGGCAGACACAAGACATCTTATTAATGAAATAGTTGTTGGCGAAGAATCTGATCTTGACAGCTTCGGCAATAGAAAGAGCCATTTTGAATTATACCTGGATGCTATGCACCAATGTGGGGCGGACACTTCCCAAATAAAAAAGTTTATAGCAGAATTAAAAAAAACCGGGGACTTTAATACAGCATTCACATCTTCCAATACACCTAAAGAGGCTCGTGACTTTGTTGACTTTACCTTCAAAATTATTGTAAGTAATAAGGATTATTTGCAATCAGCCATTTTCACTTTTGGGCGAGAAGACCTAATTCCCGGAATGTTTCTTTCAATAGTAAATGATATACATAAAAACTTTCCCGACAGCATTTCAATTTTCAAATATTATCTTGAAAGGCACATTGAGGTTGACGGAGATCATCATAGTCATCTTGCATTACAAATGATATCAAACCTTTGCGGTTCAGACGAACAATTTTGGAATGAAGCAGAGCGGGCTACCATAGAGGCTCTGCAAAAACGCATTGACCTTTGGGATGGTGTACACAGGCAAATAACAATAAAGAAGAATACTCCTGCTAACGCATTCTAA
- a CDS encoding DUF1249 domain-containing protein yields MSKKNQETSGVPQKASTRKWADEVIAIAENPGQGGLEIRFNAEPSPQLQPKLRVHGFRHSRTMTMWYGDKSTEAKEFAEQVKITLPTSPDGPDLFLSPSFNAVKTNIEKKEFSFILITLKDGNLKNFIVFEPSKPRAEVIAMNFAKQEFGDQFLALAAKPKTHIREARMLFDEGKIIGANEFVPRQKTIHPESKTPRESPTQTDKIPVREISLTTKESNSQPLYKEGKKYSAWSGADLFVKGLIGKFSDVYYKVIWQNGETIEGSVDLEPVDFYQGKEEILSSHIKNYFQNLSKIQPSVLYSKKAIEKAARILKGYELQHVPLYVQPLAKKQPEKFDAFAVLKQFHDWLKKDGKGYEKVEHATKEDFDAWLEEVKPDMSGEDPERVWNHHLAMVKAANKLHNKIHGVPKMQPYSSIYNKLLKIIPNLIEHLKQGKQSGKSVVDPSGGRMDLNYDFLGKDKNGNYLIALAHNFVQNGDVMADPDMQIRIIPDMEAAEALTFQQSYGDVYQEVYSEKDGKQLVNLKLKKDLNSFLNQWLTNIINQGHKIDLSKAESDEEEQQEPQSQTALTTEFNFRATGATGDIVFNPYIMAKYIMKTDKAILYHQWVGRFGAESLKGRAFSKDERQYLRELFTVNVLNNENNERHYKEIYDQTEEKEYEDKPNAEYTNEVEEKIERERNGWIHTRSEKVRAKEKFKTLGITQPFSAKEAFKKNVPVIDLVQRFDEVSQELQEKYEKPITKEIREINSELNKLKASKSKESGKKKKELKDKLTGLENKLKWGEYLISEEYTTFQDELFDEVVAFAKSLGFDMESEPTSYNVTYLDKDGEVIDTTEIDENSEELARSLYKEFGHDPKQLDKIDIEQLLSDMPDINSFRDSVMEGLLDNRMMENYFKEPVKKMAEEFTREYFKDKDTSISDTSSQQQDEPTDEGYDGTIQFNPVVMARLMYDDLYLLYMFNGKFQQELLQGNEFSQEEMDTIRVLYTSNILEDTINEQKYKELFGKTTKKQYKVIPHSRYSSIYLDIVRELLGKKANTLKSNAVTTLAGSRNEAKRNEQFALADSIQKQANVHNKELQQSINEGKIPAELIKEANKEITLRPMGVKNEKPVLSKPQPAKITSEVKGGIKDIVNKETLIANIMIPKGVREPFISKNITQRNFNSDKFKDLEKFTDDTLSKATPQQLYELMQLTHPSDHSIDVSRGTLLEVFEQRGEELFKELGLPTDKNYPYVNVYTGYKSVDALYEVLGNNEDDWWAAAENYRAIGDPQKAIEIIDKEMGKLKEESKKMLNDKTGKVKGKNKTIANNLDWEMKQYKQGKDVILNFLNNKKAVLSEAPNKGLIASLETAYWTKEDEEDESYPDKVIIDGTAFHASTLQERLLEEIKKLPLERQVEIADQVAKEFNTVALNDYTTDNGSTIRDGGLNLKMQVIQEYFFDLFKEGYTRKLLPTKTLLGFLVDILIDKQETLVDKPVSTKSKKNKDASQSDPLTNDSGVYIEETAGKNLEQIEIPFPKDVKFRASIEIAKTSTGEYKFGISAAKLFGDAQGISWAASIDGQSYSTRKEAFTHAFKFIYLRIELLIATQDSILNNEEQKKKQLEKSLKVLKAFGEEQGIEMSENWKFIEKKKKSAASREESTKPKKLSQLELNQSIEEYIDEKDKKKSAYSAMDKIHISQYTGSGGLIKQGASGKGILYEYYTPDLVIERMWALAYDFGFSTGRVLEPSVGTGHFLKYAPKDAVIYGFETNHYSARIAQILYPNAQIFELPFETTFFSGNVHLKDDFNKDHPFDLVIGNPPYGEFSGKYAGMGEKKWTGATEYDQYFLTRGLDLLKPGGLLVFIIPSNFFTNDSKYDKLKEKIVAKADLLDAYRLPGRTFDTTDIGTDIVVFKKKI; encoded by the coding sequence ATGAGCAAAAAAAATCAGGAAACCTCCGGTGTGCCTCAAAAGGCATCCACTCGTAAATGGGCGGATGAAGTTATTGCCATTGCGGAAAATCCCGGACAAGGTGGATTGGAGATTCGCTTTAATGCCGAACCGTCCCCACAACTTCAACCCAAGCTAAGGGTACATGGATTTCGACACAGCAGGACAATGACGATGTGGTATGGAGATAAATCAACCGAGGCAAAAGAATTTGCCGAACAGGTGAAGATCACTCTGCCCACATCACCGGATGGGCCTGACCTTTTCCTTTCCCCTTCTTTCAATGCGGTTAAAACCAACATCGAGAAAAAGGAGTTCAGCTTTATTCTCATTACCCTGAAAGATGGAAATCTAAAAAACTTCATTGTTTTTGAGCCGTCCAAACCGAGAGCAGAAGTGATCGCTATGAACTTCGCCAAGCAGGAGTTCGGAGATCAGTTTCTTGCTCTCGCTGCCAAACCAAAAACACACATTCGGGAAGCACGAATGCTTTTCGATGAAGGAAAGATCATTGGAGCAAATGAGTTTGTTCCAAGGCAAAAAACAATTCATCCCGAAAGTAAAACGCCAAGAGAAAGCCCAACACAGACCGACAAAATTCCGGTGAGAGAAATCTCCCTCACAACGAAAGAAAGTAATTCACAACCGCTTTACAAAGAAGGAAAGAAGTACAGCGCATGGAGTGGAGCCGATCTGTTCGTGAAGGGATTAATTGGAAAATTCTCTGATGTGTATTATAAAGTTATTTGGCAGAATGGTGAAACTATCGAAGGATCTGTTGATTTGGAACCGGTGGATTTTTACCAGGGCAAAGAAGAAATTTTATCCAGCCACATTAAAAATTATTTCCAAAATCTTTCAAAAATACAACCGAGCGTATTGTATTCAAAGAAAGCGATTGAAAAGGCTGCAAGGATTTTAAAAGGGTACGAATTGCAACACGTTCCGCTATATGTTCAACCACTGGCGAAGAAACAACCTGAAAAGTTTGATGCGTTTGCGGTACTTAAACAATTCCATGACTGGCTGAAAAAGGATGGTAAGGGATATGAAAAGGTTGAACACGCTACCAAAGAAGATTTTGATGCATGGCTTGAAGAAGTTAAGCCGGACATGAGTGGAGAAGATCCCGAACGAGTTTGGAACCATCATTTAGCGATGGTAAAAGCCGCAAATAAACTCCACAATAAAATACATGGAGTTCCTAAGATGCAGCCCTATTCTTCCATATACAACAAGCTATTGAAGATCATCCCCAACCTAATAGAACATTTAAAGCAAGGAAAGCAAAGTGGTAAATCAGTTGTGGATCCTTCCGGTGGACGAATGGATTTGAATTATGATTTCTTAGGCAAAGACAAAAACGGTAACTATCTCATTGCGCTTGCTCACAACTTCGTGCAAAACGGAGATGTAATGGCTGATCCTGATATGCAGATCAGGATTATTCCTGACATGGAAGCTGCCGAAGCGCTCACCTTTCAACAAAGTTATGGAGATGTTTACCAAGAAGTGTACAGTGAAAAAGACGGTAAGCAGCTGGTCAATCTAAAACTGAAAAAGGATTTAAACTCCTTCCTGAATCAATGGCTTACCAACATCATTAACCAGGGACATAAGATTGATTTGTCGAAAGCGGAAAGCGATGAAGAAGAACAGCAAGAGCCACAATCACAAACTGCTTTAACCACAGAGTTCAATTTCAGAGCAACAGGCGCAACCGGGGACATTGTTTTCAATCCCTACATCATGGCCAAGTACATTATGAAAACTGATAAGGCCATACTGTACCATCAATGGGTTGGGCGCTTTGGTGCAGAATCACTAAAGGGCAGAGCATTCAGTAAAGATGAACGGCAATATCTCCGGGAACTTTTTACTGTGAATGTGCTTAACAATGAAAACAATGAGCGCCATTACAAAGAGATTTACGATCAGACGGAAGAAAAAGAATACGAAGACAAGCCCAATGCTGAATATACAAATGAAGTGGAAGAAAAAATTGAACGTGAGCGTAACGGCTGGATTCATACCCGGTCAGAAAAAGTAAGAGCAAAAGAAAAGTTCAAAACACTTGGAATAACACAACCATTTTCAGCCAAAGAAGCATTTAAAAAAAATGTTCCGGTCATAGACCTTGTTCAGCGCTTTGATGAAGTATCGCAGGAACTCCAGGAAAAGTACGAGAAACCAATTACCAAAGAGATCCGTGAGATCAACTCAGAGCTGAATAAACTTAAAGCCAGTAAATCCAAAGAATCGGGAAAGAAAAAGAAGGAACTGAAGGACAAGCTAACCGGGCTGGAGAACAAACTTAAATGGGGAGAATATTTAATCTCAGAGGAGTACACCACCTTCCAGGATGAACTCTTTGATGAAGTCGTAGCATTTGCAAAAAGCCTGGGATTTGACATGGAGAGCGAACCCACCAGCTACAATGTAACCTACCTCGATAAGGACGGAGAAGTAATTGACACCACCGAAATTGATGAGAACAGCGAGGAACTGGCAAGAAGCCTGTACAAAGAGTTTGGGCATGATCCAAAGCAGCTGGATAAGATAGACATTGAACAGCTTTTGTCCGATATGCCTGACATTAATTCTTTCAGGGATAGTGTTATGGAAGGTTTGCTGGATAACCGGATGATGGAAAATTATTTTAAGGAGCCGGTAAAAAAAATGGCAGAGGAATTTACCCGTGAGTATTTCAAGGACAAAGACACAAGCATATCTGATACTTCAAGCCAACAGCAGGATGAACCCACCGATGAAGGATATGACGGTACAATCCAATTCAACCCGGTTGTGATGGCCAGGTTAATGTATGACGACTTGTATTTGCTGTATATGTTCAATGGAAAATTTCAGCAAGAACTATTGCAGGGCAACGAGTTTTCGCAGGAAGAAATGGATACAATCCGGGTGCTTTACACTTCCAATATCCTTGAAGACACTATCAACGAACAGAAGTACAAAGAACTTTTTGGGAAGACCACAAAGAAGCAGTACAAAGTCATTCCGCACAGCAGGTATTCATCCATTTATCTTGACATCGTTCGTGAATTGCTTGGTAAAAAAGCTAATACTTTAAAATCAAACGCAGTTACTACACTTGCTGGCTCACGCAATGAAGCAAAAAGGAATGAACAGTTTGCATTAGCGGATTCCATTCAGAAGCAAGCAAATGTTCACAACAAAGAGTTGCAACAATCCATCAACGAGGGAAAAATTCCAGCTGAACTAATCAAAGAAGCAAACAAGGAAATCACCTTACGGCCAATGGGTGTGAAAAATGAGAAGCCTGTTCTATCCAAGCCACAACCCGCTAAGATAACCTCAGAGGTAAAAGGCGGAATAAAAGATATTGTAAACAAGGAAACACTCATTGCAAACATTATGATTCCTAAAGGTGTCCGGGAACCATTCATTTCAAAGAACATTACGCAAAGGAATTTTAACTCCGATAAGTTCAAAGACCTTGAAAAGTTTACTGACGATACTTTATCCAAAGCCACTCCACAACAGTTGTATGAACTCATGCAACTCACGCATCCTTCGGATCATTCCATTGATGTTTCAAGAGGCACATTGCTGGAAGTATTTGAACAGCGAGGTGAAGAACTTTTTAAAGAATTGGGGTTGCCCACCGATAAAAACTATCCCTATGTAAACGTTTACACAGGCTATAAAAGCGTTGATGCACTCTATGAGGTATTGGGGAACAATGAAGACGACTGGTGGGCAGCAGCGGAAAATTACAGGGCTATTGGTGATCCCCAAAAAGCTATTGAAATTATTGATAAGGAAATGGGCAAGCTGAAAGAAGAAAGTAAAAAAATGCTCAATGATAAAACCGGAAAAGTAAAAGGGAAAAACAAAACCATCGCTAATAACCTGGATTGGGAAATGAAACAATACAAGCAAGGCAAAGATGTGATATTGAATTTTCTTAATAACAAGAAAGCTGTCCTGAGTGAAGCACCCAACAAAGGTTTGATCGCTTCATTGGAAACAGCCTACTGGACGAAAGAAGATGAAGAAGACGAAAGCTATCCTGATAAAGTTATTATTGATGGTACAGCTTTTCATGCTTCCACTTTGCAGGAACGTTTACTGGAAGAAATAAAAAAATTGCCTTTAGAAAGGCAAGTCGAAATTGCTGACCAGGTAGCTAAAGAATTTAATACGGTTGCGCTGAATGATTATACCACCGACAACGGCTCTACGATTCGGGACGGTGGATTGAATTTGAAAATGCAGGTTATACAGGAGTATTTTTTTGATCTCTTTAAAGAAGGCTACACTCGCAAACTGCTACCAACAAAAACACTCCTTGGTTTTTTAGTGGATATCCTCATTGACAAGCAGGAAACCTTAGTGGACAAACCTGTATCAACAAAGTCCAAGAAAAATAAAGATGCTTCACAAAGTGATCCACTCACAAACGATAGCGGAGTTTATATTGAAGAAACAGCCGGAAAAAATCTTGAACAGATTGAAATACCCTTTCCAAAAGATGTAAAATTCAGAGCCTCCATTGAAATTGCAAAGACAAGTACCGGAGAGTATAAGTTTGGAATTAGTGCAGCAAAACTCTTTGGAGATGCTCAGGGAATAAGCTGGGCAGCAAGTATTGACGGACAAAGCTATTCTACAAGGAAGGAAGCCTTTACTCATGCCTTCAAATTTATTTATCTGCGGATAGAACTATTGATAGCAACACAGGATAGCATACTCAATAACGAGGAGCAAAAGAAAAAACAACTGGAGAAATCATTGAAAGTGCTTAAAGCATTTGGAGAGGAACAGGGAATTGAAATGTCAGAGAACTGGAAATTTATTGAGAAAAAAAAGAAGTCAGCAGCTTCCAGGGAAGAAAGTACAAAACCTAAAAAACTCTCCCAGTTGGAACTCAACCAGTCCATTGAAGAATACATTGATGAAAAGGATAAGAAAAAAAGTGCTTACAGCGCAATGGATAAAATTCATATCAGCCAATATACCGGTTCCGGTGGACTGATAAAGCAAGGCGCAAGCGGAAAGGGAATACTCTACGAATACTATACCCCGGACTTAGTGATTGAAAGAATGTGGGCGCTGGCCTATGATTTTGGATTCAGCACAGGCAGGGTATTAGAACCATCCGTAGGCACAGGACATTTTTTAAAGTATGCACCAAAGGATGCAGTGATCTATGGATTTGAAACAAACCATTATTCAGCCCGCATCGCACAAATACTTTACCCCAATGCACAAATATTTGAACTGCCATTTGAAACCACTTTCTTTTCGGGAAATGTTCACCTGAAGGACGATTTCAATAAAGATCACCCCTTTGACCTGGTGATCGGTAATCCACCCTACGGAGAGTTTTCGGGTAAGTATGCCGGCATGGGCGAAAAGAAATGGACCGGTGCAACGGAGTACGATCAATACTTTCTCACACGGGGTTTAGACTTGTTAAAACCGGGAGGACTATTGGTATTCATTATTCCAAGTAATTTTTTTACCAACGATTCCAAGTACGACAAGCTCAAAGAAAAAATAGTAGCCAAAGCAGATTTACTCGATGCGTACCGGCTTCCCGGAAGAACCTTCGATACAACTGACATAGGCACAGACATAGTAGTTTTTAAAAAGAAAATATAA